The following are encoded in a window of Anaerolineales bacterium genomic DNA:
- a CDS encoding sugar transferase: MRKALGLTPLSQLLLALDIALISLGLWLSSVVRLALPLGQEITAVGTALPWVVVGMAEVCWVSALAVWGAYDPRRILRWYQEVGRVSLGAATGSMLLAGMLYLTFREVSRLQFGYFFTISLVLLLLARAGLRLYHRARGKSRPGGRNRILIIGAGDLGQRAAQLLIDQSRWGYALAGFLDDDPAKAGVSYLGHAVLASVDDVAGVASDRKIDEVWVCLPGRSYERIQWVVAQLEKLPVRIKIAPDYFSLALVRARAEVMGGIPFIGLRDPILTGSQRAFKRLFDIMGALALLAILAIPMTASALAIRLNSAGPVLFRQKRVGENGRLFGMLKFRTMQADAEALQDQVLVKTADGQVIHKQPGDPRVTRVGRFLRRYSLDELPQLWNVVRGHMSLVGPRPEMPWLVDRYEGWQRKRFAVPQGVTGWWQVNGRSDKPMHLSTEDDLYYVYHYSIWLDIRILLMTPLAVLRGQGAF; the protein is encoded by the coding sequence ATGAGAAAAGCCCTCGGCCTCACCCCCCTCAGCCAGTTGCTTCTCGCCCTGGATATTGCCCTCATCTCCCTCGGCCTGTGGCTGTCGTCGGTGGTGCGGCTTGCCCTGCCGCTCGGCCAGGAGATCACGGCCGTGGGCACAGCCCTCCCCTGGGTAGTGGTTGGCATGGCTGAAGTCTGCTGGGTGTCTGCTCTGGCGGTCTGGGGGGCCTACGATCCACGGCGTATCCTGCGTTGGTACCAGGAGGTCGGGCGGGTCTCGCTCGGCGCCGCCACCGGCAGCATGCTCCTGGCGGGCATGCTCTACCTGACCTTCCGCGAGGTGTCCCGATTGCAGTTCGGGTACTTCTTCACCATCAGCCTGGTCTTGCTGCTGCTGGCGCGGGCAGGGCTGCGGCTGTACCACCGGGCTCGAGGGAAATCGCGCCCCGGAGGACGAAACCGCATCCTGATCATCGGCGCCGGCGACCTGGGACAAAGGGCGGCGCAGCTCCTGATCGACCAGAGCCGGTGGGGCTACGCCCTAGCCGGCTTCCTCGACGACGATCCGGCGAAGGCCGGCGTCAGCTATCTGGGACACGCTGTCCTGGCTTCGGTGGACGACGTCGCTGGCGTTGCCTCGGACAGGAAGATCGATGAGGTCTGGGTCTGCCTCCCCGGGCGATCCTACGAACGAATCCAGTGGGTCGTCGCTCAGTTGGAGAAGCTGCCTGTAAGGATCAAGATCGCCCCGGACTACTTCTCTTTGGCGCTTGTCCGAGCTCGCGCCGAGGTCATGGGCGGCATCCCGTTCATCGGCCTGCGCGATCCGATCCTGACCGGATCGCAGCGGGCGTTCAAGCGCCTCTTTGACATTATGGGCGCCCTGGCCTTGCTGGCGATTCTTGCCATCCCGATGACGGCCAGCGCACTGGCAATCCGGTTGAATTCGGCCGGGCCCGTACTCTTCCGCCAGAAACGGGTGGGCGAGAACGGCAGGTTGTTCGGCATGCTCAAGTTCCGCACCATGCAGGCCGATGCCGAAGCCCTGCAGGATCAAGTTCTCGTCAAGACGGCCGACGGCCAGGTGATCCACAAGCAGCCCGGAGATCCGCGGGTGACGCGGGTTGGACGCTTTCTGCGCCGCTACAGCCTCGACGAGCTGCCCCAGCTGTGGAATGTGGTCCGCGGCCACATGAGCCTAGTCGGGCCGCGGCCGGAGATGCCCTGGCTCGTCGATCGCTATGAGGGTTGGCAGCGCAAGCGTTTCGCTGTTCCCCAGGGTGTCACCGGCTGGTGGCAG
- a CDS encoding glycosyltransferase, which produces MASRSGPGTTSRTTVESGVCVVEMSDIFPARARNGGLSPIDSLGRAIWVWRRRFDIVHAFDHRPAVSFPSLVGKARGAILISDWADLWGHGGIAEEREGAGRLLGMLDDFWERRFRQWADGATVITSHLGRRLDAMGMPARRRLLLPPGANIDLIHPLDRAEARRWCGLPVDARIVVFTGFAPYDAELLGEVVWRILEGEPAATVVATGRMPEAMGIALRQRGLAGRLRDLGVVPFADLEKVLACADVLLLPYADKEVNRGRFPNRFGDYLASGRVVVTNRTGDLGDMVEANRIAVLAPEEPEKFAREVVDLLNDPARCEEYAVRARRFAEEVLSWRMLARRVEQFYIEALFPH; this is translated from the coding sequence ATGGCCAGCCGATCAGGACCGGGCACAACGAGCAGAACGACGGTCGAAAGTGGAGTCTGTGTCGTCGAAATGTCGGACATCTTTCCAGCTCGCGCCAGGAACGGCGGCCTGAGCCCGATTGACAGCCTCGGGAGGGCGATTTGGGTCTGGCGCCGCCGATTCGATATCGTTCACGCCTTTGACCACCGGCCGGCGGTTTCCTTTCCTTCTCTTGTTGGCAAGGCAAGAGGAGCGATCCTGATCTCAGACTGGGCGGACCTATGGGGTCACGGCGGCATCGCCGAGGAGCGAGAGGGCGCCGGTCGGCTGCTTGGCATGCTGGACGATTTCTGGGAACGGAGGTTTCGTCAATGGGCGGATGGGGCGACGGTAATTACCTCGCACTTAGGCCGCCGCCTCGATGCCATGGGAATGCCGGCGCGGAGGCGACTTCTCCTTCCGCCTGGCGCAAACATCGACCTGATCCACCCCTTGGATCGAGCGGAGGCTCGCCGCTGGTGTGGGCTCCCCGTCGATGCCCGCATCGTCGTGTTCACTGGATTTGCGCCTTACGATGCCGAACTTCTGGGGGAAGTCGTCTGGCGGATCCTGGAAGGCGAACCGGCGGCGACCGTGGTCGCCACCGGGCGTATGCCGGAGGCCATGGGGATTGCGCTCCGACAACGGGGTTTGGCGGGAAGGCTTCGCGACCTGGGAGTTGTCCCCTTTGCTGATCTTGAGAAGGTGCTGGCCTGCGCCGACGTGTTGTTGCTGCCGTACGCCGACAAGGAAGTGAACCGGGGCCGTTTTCCGAACCGATTTGGCGACTACCTGGCGTCTGGCAGGGTGGTCGTGACCAACCGCACAGGGGACCTTGGCGATATGGTTGAAGCGAATCGGATCGCCGTGCTTGCTCCGGAGGAACCGGAGAAGTTCGCGCGTGAAGTAGTCGACCTCTTGAATGACCCGGCGCGTTGCGAGGAGTACGCTGTGCGGGCGCGCCGTTTTGCCGAGGAAGTCCTCAGCTGGCGAATGCTCGCGCGTCGCGTGGAGCAGTTCTACATCGAAGCCCTGTTCCCCCATTGA